From the Acidicapsa ligni genome, one window contains:
- a CDS encoding S46 family peptidase: MLKRYRSILLPAVLIAAIPFVQSAQSARAEEGMWTFDNPPLKLLKAKYGFVPSQAWLDHLRLSSIRLNDGGSGSFVSADGLLLTNHHVARGQLQKNSSAEHDYIQNGFYAATPDQEMKSQDLEVNVLVSMEDITAKISASTKSASDPKQALKDREAAIAAIEKESTDKTGLRSDVVSLYNGGEYWLYRYKKYTDVRLVFAPEQQAAFFGGDPDNFTYPRYDLDMAIFRVYENGKPVHSDNFLKWNVKGAADGDLIFISGHPGSTQRQSTMAELLFERDTIEPAAIAYLSRRITVAQQYATQGPEQARQVATLIFGLQNSLKVYQGRYEALKDKAILAKKQAEEDDFRAKINANPEWKQKYGATWETISTAVQKEQQIVPNAFYRRTDSRLLSLALQVVQYVAEIKKPDGERLPGFHDAGLESLRYQMLSPAPVYPATEKLYMISALSTGVKTLGKNDPYLDAILQGGDPTAVTNKLVDGTKLADPAFRKSLIEGGEAAVASSTDPMIVVARRLDPIVRENQRQIRDDVDSILTPAEEKIGAARFLAYGKDAYPDATFTLRLSYGTIKGYPMNGTIAPPVTTFYGLYDRSTSFSGKVPFDLATHFVNAQSKLNLATPLDFVSTGDIIGGNSGSPVVDRNGDLVGLIFDGNIESLAGDFVYEGERNRAVAVHSAGMIEALRNVYGASALADELEGKH; this comes from the coding sequence ATGCTGAAGCGTTACCGTTCCATTCTGTTGCCCGCCGTGCTGATCGCGGCAATTCCCTTTGTCCAGTCCGCCCAGTCCGCCCGAGCTGAAGAGGGTATGTGGACCTTCGACAATCCCCCGTTGAAGCTGCTCAAGGCCAAGTATGGCTTTGTTCCCTCGCAGGCGTGGCTGGACCATTTGCGTCTTTCCAGCATCCGGCTGAACGACGGCGGCTCCGGTTCCTTCGTGAGTGCGGACGGACTGCTTCTTACCAACCATCACGTTGCACGCGGGCAGTTGCAGAAGAACTCCTCCGCCGAGCATGACTATATTCAGAACGGCTTCTATGCAGCAACGCCTGACCAGGAGATGAAGTCCCAGGATCTCGAGGTCAACGTGCTTGTCTCCATGGAGGACATCACGGCGAAGATCTCGGCCTCGACTAAGAGCGCTTCCGATCCCAAGCAGGCATTGAAAGACCGCGAAGCCGCCATCGCAGCCATTGAAAAAGAAAGCACCGACAAGACCGGCCTGCGTTCGGATGTCGTCTCGCTCTATAACGGCGGCGAGTATTGGCTCTATCGCTATAAGAAGTACACCGATGTGCGCCTGGTCTTTGCTCCCGAGCAGCAGGCAGCTTTTTTCGGCGGCGATCCTGACAATTTCACCTATCCCCGCTATGACCTGGATATGGCTATCTTCCGTGTTTATGAAAACGGCAAGCCGGTTCACTCCGACAACTTCCTCAAGTGGAATGTGAAGGGCGCGGCCGATGGGGATCTGATCTTCATCTCCGGCCATCCTGGTTCGACACAGCGCCAGAGCACCATGGCAGAGCTGCTCTTTGAGCGCGACACCATTGAGCCAGCCGCGATTGCCTATCTCTCCCGCCGCATCACAGTGGCGCAGCAGTATGCCACGCAGGGACCGGAGCAGGCTCGGCAGGTCGCGACACTGATCTTTGGCCTGCAGAACAGCCTCAAGGTCTATCAGGGCCGCTATGAAGCGTTGAAGGACAAGGCCATCCTCGCCAAGAAACAGGCAGAGGAGGACGACTTCCGCGCCAAGATCAATGCCAATCCTGAATGGAAACAGAAGTACGGTGCTACATGGGAGACCATCTCCACCGCCGTGCAGAAGGAACAGCAGATTGTTCCCAACGCATTCTATCGACGTACAGATAGCCGCCTGCTGAGCCTGGCCCTCCAGGTCGTGCAGTACGTTGCCGAAATCAAGAAGCCCGATGGCGAGCGGCTCCCAGGGTTCCATGACGCAGGTCTGGAGTCTCTTCGCTACCAGATGCTTTCACCCGCACCCGTTTATCCCGCGACAGAGAAGCTCTACATGATCAGCGCTCTCTCCACTGGCGTAAAAACGCTGGGTAAAAACGATCCCTATCTGGATGCCATTCTCCAGGGCGGCGACCCCACCGCCGTAACCAACAAGCTTGTGGACGGCACCAAGCTCGCCGATCCAGCCTTCCGCAAATCTTTGATTGAGGGCGGCGAAGCTGCGGTTGCTTCCTCGACCGATCCAATGATCGTTGTCGCCCGGCGGCTGGACCCCATTGTGCGTGAGAATCAGCGTCAAATCCGCGATGACGTCGATAGCATTCTCACGCCCGCTGAAGAAAAAATCGGCGCCGCACGCTTCCTGGCCTACGGCAAAGACGCTTATCCCGACGCGACTTTTACCCTGCGCCTGAGCTATGGCACGATCAAGGGCTATCCCATGAACGGCACCATCGCGCCGCCGGTCACCACCTTTTACGGGCTCTATGACCGCTCCACAAGCTTCAGCGGCAAGGTTCCATTCGACCTGGCAACGCATTTTGTAAATGCGCAGTCCAAACTCAACCTGGCTACTCCGCTTGATTTCGTCTCTACGGGAGACATCATCGGCGGCAACTCCGGCTCGCCCGTTGTTGACCGAAATGGTGATTTAGTGGGGCTCATCTTCGATGGCAACATCGAGTCGCTCGCAGGAGACTTCGTTTACGAGGGTGAACGCAATCGTGCCGTCGCTGTTCATAGTGCAGGCATGATCGAGGCCCTGCGCAACGTGTATGGCGCCTCCGCGCTGGCCGACGAACTGGAAGGCAAGCACTAG
- a CDS encoding LacI family DNA-binding transcriptional regulator, whose amino-acid sequence MAKSKTIGTDTESRSGAGSGQTTSLKTLGEYLNLSPATISLVLNNAPGVRSIPQETRERVREAARKFDYRPSFYARSLRKGQTFSVGVLVPELSDGYAAQVLEGVEDVLVEEGYFYFTASHRRRKDLLEEYLRLLMDRSVEGFIAIDTPLEHELQKPVVAVAGHRKIQGVTNVVLDQRRAAELILEHLKQLGHRKIAFMRGGSHSSDADERWECLMAVARELKVSVRSEWQVQLELRVSTPELGYPPTVELLDRWKDLSKADDRFTALVCYNDIAAIGAIRALRERRLRVPEDVSIVGFDDIQAAAFQNPSLTTIRQPLRSMGATAAKILLRRIRAQGDDPDTVPVIPELMVRESTMFIGETVQGPVRQGKKMRP is encoded by the coding sequence ATGGCCAAGAGTAAGACAATCGGTACGGATACTGAATCCCGCTCTGGAGCTGGATCTGGCCAGACGACCAGTCTGAAGACGCTCGGGGAGTATCTCAATCTTTCACCGGCGACGATCTCGCTGGTGCTGAACAACGCGCCGGGCGTTCGATCGATTCCCCAAGAGACGCGAGAGCGAGTGCGTGAGGCTGCCAGGAAGTTCGACTATCGACCCAGCTTTTATGCGCGCTCCCTGCGAAAAGGGCAGACATTTTCAGTTGGCGTACTGGTGCCGGAGTTGAGTGATGGCTACGCGGCGCAGGTGCTGGAAGGTGTCGAGGATGTGTTGGTGGAGGAAGGATATTTTTATTTCACCGCCAGTCATCGCCGCCGCAAGGACCTGTTAGAGGAGTATCTGCGCCTGCTGATGGACCGCTCGGTCGAAGGGTTCATCGCCATTGACACGCCGCTGGAGCACGAGTTGCAGAAGCCGGTAGTGGCCGTAGCGGGGCATCGCAAAATTCAAGGCGTGACGAATGTCGTGCTGGATCAGCGCCGTGCCGCGGAGCTGATCCTGGAGCATCTAAAACAACTGGGGCATCGCAAAATTGCGTTTATGCGCGGCGGCAGCCACAGTTCAGATGCGGATGAGCGCTGGGAGTGTCTGATGGCTGTGGCGCGCGAACTCAAGGTATCGGTCAGGTCGGAGTGGCAGGTGCAGCTTGAGTTGCGTGTCTCGACGCCGGAGCTGGGTTATCCGCCGACGGTGGAACTGCTCGATCGCTGGAAGGATCTCTCGAAAGCGGACGATCGTTTCACCGCGCTCGTTTGCTACAACGACATTGCTGCGATCGGAGCTATCCGGGCACTTCGCGAACGACGCTTGCGCGTGCCGGAGGATGTATCGATCGTGGGCTTCGATGATATCCAGGCGGCAGCGTTTCAGAACCCGAGCCTGACGACGATTCGCCAGCCGCTGCGCAGCATGGGGGCAACGGCGGCGAAGATTCTTCTGAGGAGGATTCGCGCACAGGGTGACGATCCTGATACGGTGCCTGTGATTCCGGAACTGATGGTTCGGGAATCCACGATGTTCATCGGGGAGACAGTTCAAGGACCAGTGCGGCAGGGGAAGAAGATGCGGCCCTGA
- the fdhD gene encoding formate dehydrogenase accessory sulfurtransferase FdhD, whose product MATQVAPPRSVQLTQVTEWSDGQFRLQDDVLAAEEPLEIRIGQSPLTVTMRTPGHDEELAAGFLLTEGILEDPAQLASLRSYVTSASGKHNGIEVELRDCQFDPAQMQRNFFAASSCGICGKASIEAIRQRGLHAPNPDFRFDPELLCTLPDKLRAAQAVFSHTGGLHAAGLFSASGELLVLREDIGRHNAVDKVVGWAMLQGKLPLSQHILLVSGRGGFEIIQKALAAGIPALASVSAPSSLAVQLARELGLTLIGFLRGRRFVLYSGAFRCAETRISPGHNAGP is encoded by the coding sequence ATGGCTACCCAAGTCGCTCCACCTCGAAGTGTTCAACTTACCCAGGTCACTGAGTGGAGTGACGGTCAGTTCCGCCTGCAGGACGACGTACTCGCCGCAGAGGAACCCCTTGAAATTCGCATAGGCCAATCCCCGTTGACCGTGACCATGCGCACCCCAGGGCACGACGAAGAACTGGCCGCCGGTTTCCTACTGACGGAAGGCATCCTCGAAGACCCAGCACAGCTCGCGAGCCTGCGTTCTTACGTCACATCCGCCAGCGGCAAGCACAACGGCATAGAGGTTGAATTGCGCGACTGCCAGTTCGACCCCGCGCAGATGCAGCGCAATTTTTTTGCCGCCTCCAGTTGCGGCATTTGTGGCAAAGCCTCCATCGAAGCCATTCGTCAACGTGGGCTGCACGCTCCCAATCCAGATTTCCGCTTCGATCCGGAGCTGCTGTGCACCCTTCCCGACAAACTGCGCGCTGCCCAGGCCGTCTTCAGCCATACCGGCGGACTGCATGCAGCAGGCCTGTTCAGCGCATCTGGAGAACTGCTGGTACTGCGTGAGGACATCGGTCGCCACAATGCAGTGGACAAGGTCGTCGGCTGGGCCATGCTCCAGGGTAAGCTGCCGCTATCCCAGCACATTCTGCTTGTCAGCGGGCGTGGTGGTTTCGAAATCATCCAAAAAGCGCTCGCTGCTGGAATCCCCGCGCTGGCCTCTGTTTCCGCGCCTTCCAGCCTCGCCGTCCAACTCGCGCGCGAACTGGGCCTTACGCTCATCGGCTTCCTGCGAGGTCGCCGTTTTGTGCTTTACTCCGGAGCTTTTCGATGCGCGGAAACCAGGATCTCCCCGGGCCATAATGCAGGACCGTAA
- the fdhF gene encoding formate dehydrogenase subunit alpha codes for MSSFPFSSSSILVNGKPCAIKPGERLVDVINRSGEKLPQVCYHHQLGPIQSCDTCMVEVDGELVRACGTSAANGMTVATESAKADAAQREAFDRILGNHMLYCTVCDNNNGNCTIHNTTALLAVEHQSIPYKPKPYEVDMSNPFYRYDPDQCILCGRCVQACQNVEVNETLSIDWESAHPRVLWDGGSSINESSCVSCGHCVTVCPCNALMEKTMLHHAGYFTELPKSALTSMIDIVKGIEPELGYGAILQVSEIESTMRESRTRKTKTVCTYCGVGCSFDIWTQESEANPSARHILKVEPGQGSSNGISTCIKGKFGWEYVNSPDRLNKPLIREGDSFREASWDEALTLVARKFSEIKAEHGPDALAFISSSKCTNEESYLMQKLARAVIGTNNMDNCSRYCQAPATAGLFRTVGYGGDSGSISDIEQAGLVIIIGSNTAESHPVIATRVKSSHKLHGQKLIVADLREHEMARRADVFLHPKPGTDLIWLSAITRYILDNGLAKTDFLKQWVNGTDAYWKSLESFTLEMASQRTGISIETLKQVAHMIVEADGVCVLWAMGVTQHSMGSDTSTAISNLLLITGNYMRPGSGSYPLRGHNNVQGASDHGAMPNFYTGYQKVEDAEVRAKFEQAWGVTLPPKPGLDNHQMIDAIHEGKLKAMYVFGEEMSLVDSNANFVGDALAKIDFLVMQDIFFSETCRFADVIFPASPSLEKDGTFTSTERRIQRLYQVFEPLGESRPDWKIIQDVANRLGANWNYQHPSEIYDEIAALTPLLAGVTYERLEGYKTLQWPVAADGSDQPLLYTEKFNFPDGKARLYPLEWSEPTDQPDAEYDLHLNNGRLLEHFHEGNMTYRTEGIREKTPCTFVEVSPALAVERGIETGTWVQLISRYGKVKVQALVTDRVHGNELYMPMNSTDEPVNRLTSSHTDAATHTPAYKETSVQMNILSTGGPSPLPRTNSRFGNPTPQAGVEIERKWKRADYRKPGTTSNSPYVQIQPLKTV; via the coding sequence ATGTCTTCTTTCCCATTCTCTTCTTCTTCGATTCTCGTCAACGGCAAGCCCTGTGCTATCAAGCCAGGAGAACGCCTCGTCGACGTCATCAATCGCTCTGGTGAAAAGCTCCCGCAGGTTTGCTACCACCATCAGCTTGGCCCCATTCAGAGTTGCGATACCTGCATGGTCGAGGTCGACGGCGAGTTAGTCCGCGCATGTGGAACAAGCGCAGCGAACGGTATGACCGTTGCCACTGAATCCGCGAAAGCTGACGCGGCCCAGCGCGAGGCTTTCGATCGTATTCTCGGCAACCACATGCTCTACTGCACCGTCTGCGACAACAACAACGGCAACTGCACAATCCATAACACCACCGCCTTACTCGCAGTGGAGCACCAGTCGATTCCCTACAAACCCAAGCCGTATGAAGTGGACATGTCCAACCCCTTCTATCGCTATGACCCCGATCAGTGCATTCTCTGCGGGCGCTGTGTACAGGCCTGCCAGAACGTAGAGGTCAATGAAACACTGTCCATCGATTGGGAATCCGCCCACCCCCGTGTACTGTGGGATGGCGGCTCATCCATTAACGAATCGAGCTGCGTTTCCTGCGGCCATTGCGTTACCGTTTGCCCCTGCAATGCGCTCATGGAAAAAACCATGCTGCACCATGCCGGTTACTTTACCGAACTGCCCAAGTCAGCGCTCACCAGCATGATTGACATCGTAAAAGGCATCGAACCTGAGCTGGGTTACGGCGCCATCCTGCAGGTATCCGAGATCGAATCTACGATGCGCGAAAGTCGCACACGAAAGACCAAGACCGTCTGTACGTATTGCGGAGTGGGTTGCAGCTTCGATATTTGGACGCAGGAATCGGAGGCGAATCCATCGGCGCGGCACATCCTCAAGGTCGAACCGGGCCAAGGCTCGTCCAATGGAATCTCAACGTGCATCAAAGGCAAGTTCGGCTGGGAATACGTGAATAGTCCCGACCGCCTCAACAAGCCTCTTATCCGCGAAGGAGATAGCTTTCGCGAAGCATCCTGGGATGAAGCGCTCACCCTCGTTGCCCGCAAGTTCTCCGAGATCAAGGCCGAGCACGGTCCGGATGCACTCGCCTTCATCTCTTCCTCAAAATGCACAAATGAGGAAAGCTACCTGATGCAGAAGCTGGCGCGCGCCGTCATTGGCACCAACAACATGGATAACTGCTCCCGCTACTGCCAGGCTCCGGCTACCGCTGGCCTCTTCCGCACAGTGGGCTATGGTGGCGATTCCGGCTCTATCTCCGATATTGAACAGGCAGGCCTGGTTATCATCATCGGCAGCAACACCGCTGAGAGTCATCCGGTAATCGCCACGCGTGTCAAAAGCTCGCACAAGTTACACGGGCAAAAACTGATCGTGGCTGATCTTCGTGAACACGAAATGGCAAGACGAGCCGATGTCTTCCTGCATCCTAAGCCCGGCACCGACCTCATATGGCTCTCCGCCATCACTCGCTATATTCTCGACAACGGGCTCGCAAAAACCGACTTCCTCAAGCAATGGGTGAACGGAACAGATGCCTACTGGAAGAGCCTTGAATCCTTCACGCTGGAGATGGCGAGCCAGCGCACCGGCATCTCAATTGAAACACTGAAGCAGGTCGCTCACATGATCGTTGAAGCAGACGGCGTCTGCGTCCTGTGGGCAATGGGAGTCACCCAGCACTCTATGGGCTCGGATACCTCGACTGCCATCTCCAACCTGCTGCTGATCACCGGCAATTACATGCGTCCCGGTTCGGGATCTTACCCTCTGCGCGGCCACAACAACGTGCAGGGCGCCAGCGATCATGGAGCCATGCCCAACTTCTACACCGGTTATCAAAAGGTTGAAGACGCCGAAGTTCGCGCGAAGTTTGAGCAAGCCTGGGGTGTAACTCTTCCCCCTAAGCCCGGACTCGACAATCACCAGATGATCGACGCCATCCACGAAGGAAAGCTCAAGGCTATGTACGTCTTTGGCGAAGAGATGAGTCTTGTCGACTCCAACGCAAACTTTGTCGGCGATGCTCTCGCGAAGATCGACTTCCTGGTAATGCAGGACATCTTCTTTTCAGAAACCTGTCGCTTCGCCGACGTTATCTTCCCTGCCAGTCCCAGCCTCGAAAAGGACGGCACCTTTACCAGCACAGAACGCCGCATCCAGCGCCTCTACCAGGTCTTTGAACCACTCGGAGAAAGCCGGCCAGACTGGAAGATTATCCAGGATGTCGCCAATCGTTTAGGTGCTAACTGGAACTATCAACATCCTTCTGAAATCTACGATGAAATTGCCGCACTTACCCCGCTGCTGGCCGGCGTAACCTACGAACGTCTCGAAGGCTACAAGACTCTCCAGTGGCCAGTCGCCGCCGATGGCAGCGATCAGCCATTACTCTATACAGAGAAATTTAACTTCCCCGACGGCAAAGCGCGCCTCTATCCCCTCGAGTGGTCCGAGCCCACAGACCAACCGGATGCCGAGTATGATCTCCACCTCAACAACGGCCGCCTGCTCGAACACTTCCACGAAGGCAACATGACCTACCGCACCGAAGGCATTCGCGAAAAGACACCTTGCACCTTCGTTGAAGTCTCGCCCGCTCTCGCAGTAGAGCGCGGCATCGAAACAGGCACATGGGTGCAACTTATCTCACGTTACGGAAAGGTCAAAGTTCAGGCACTGGTCACGGATCGCGTCCACGGTAACGAACTCTACATGCCCATGAACTCCACCGACGAGCCCGTCAATCGCCTCACCAGCAGTCATACAGACGCGGCGACACACACACCGGCTTACAAGGAAACCTCGGTGCAAATGAACATCCTATCCACCGGCGGACCGAGCCCGTTGCCTCGGACCAACTCACGCTTCGGCAATCCCACTCCGCAGGCCGGCGTTGAAATTGAACGTAAGTGGAAGCGCGCAGACTATCGCAAACCTGGGACCACGTCCAATAGTCCGTACGTCCAGATCCAGCCGCTCAAAACCGTTTAA
- a CDS encoding DUF1641 domain-containing protein — protein sequence MAQPIPLKLPPRDPKQELQKRLEEASTEYAAALLDGYELLQKLHEHGIFTIARGVLSASDKLVESVSSGANSAESIRTMRNALILAKMLGSIDPAILQSVATAVGESFGDAKSIPSQPPGLVSVVAGFTGPEQRRGLGLVSNFLKKLGMQLKSSGSASANH from the coding sequence ATGGCCCAGCCCATCCCTCTCAAGCTTCCGCCCCGCGACCCCAAGCAGGAACTGCAGAAACGTCTCGAAGAAGCTTCCACTGAATATGCAGCCGCGCTTCTCGATGGATACGAGTTACTGCAAAAGCTGCATGAGCACGGCATTTTCACGATTGCGCGCGGAGTTCTAAGTGCGAGCGATAAGTTGGTCGAAAGCGTCAGCTCAGGAGCTAACTCGGCCGAGTCCATCCGCACGATGCGCAACGCCCTCATCCTCGCCAAGATGCTGGGGTCGATCGACCCGGCTATTTTGCAAAGTGTGGCAACGGCAGTGGGCGAAAGCTTCGGCGATGCGAAATCGATTCCATCGCAACCACCGGGCCTCGTTTCCGTGGTTGCAGGCTTTACCGGACCAGAGCAGCGCCGAGGGCTTGGCCTTGTCAGCAACTTCCTCAAGAAGCTCGGTATGCAATTGAAATCAAGTGGGAGCGCCAGCGCCAACCACTAA
- a CDS encoding L-lactate MFS transporter yields MPDSRRWRIAFAGFLMQMALGAVYAWSVFKAPLTRQFHWSTPDVTLTFTICIFVVGFAAFFGGLWNNKSGPRLVALTGGFLYGLGVFLASFSADKLWWLYISYGVIGGIGLGFAYIIPVAVLVKWFPDRRGLITGIAVGGFGAGALITAPLATHLIQSIGVMHTFAWLGIGYLIVSMGTGYFMQNPPEGYKPAGWSPSATLSAQRATTDYTLGGALKTWQWWALWFLLFLNSSAGISLISQEAPIFQELTKATAIVAAGMVGIVSIGNAFGRVFWAWISDMLTRRWTFAVMFILQIALFWLLPNLTAASVVTVISFIILMCYGGGFGTMPAFAADYFGSKNVGPIYGLMLTAWGFASAFGPLLIANLRQSTGNYVSGLHIISGIMAISILLPIFISPPRPRV; encoded by the coding sequence ATGCCTGACTCACGCCGCTGGAGAATTGCATTCGCTGGCTTCCTGATGCAAATGGCACTCGGGGCTGTTTACGCCTGGAGCGTCTTTAAAGCACCGCTCACCAGGCAATTTCACTGGTCTACTCCCGACGTTACGCTGACATTCACCATCTGTATCTTTGTCGTTGGCTTCGCTGCATTTTTTGGTGGCCTCTGGAACAACAAATCCGGTCCGCGCCTCGTAGCGCTCACTGGTGGATTTCTCTATGGCCTCGGCGTCTTTCTCGCCAGCTTCTCGGCAGACAAGCTCTGGTGGCTCTACATCAGTTACGGAGTCATCGGCGGCATCGGTCTTGGCTTCGCATACATCATACCGGTCGCGGTGCTGGTAAAGTGGTTTCCTGATCGTCGCGGACTCATCACCGGCATCGCCGTCGGCGGCTTCGGTGCTGGAGCCCTGATCACAGCTCCGCTCGCAACGCACCTGATTCAAAGCATCGGCGTCATGCATACCTTCGCATGGCTGGGTATCGGCTATCTCATCGTTTCAATGGGCACCGGCTACTTTATGCAAAACCCTCCCGAGGGTTACAAACCCGCTGGCTGGAGCCCAAGCGCAACACTCTCTGCCCAACGCGCAACAACCGACTATACGCTCGGCGGCGCGCTCAAAACCTGGCAATGGTGGGCACTCTGGTTCCTGCTTTTTCTCAATAGCTCAGCGGGCATCTCGCTCATTTCGCAGGAAGCGCCCATCTTTCAGGAACTCACTAAGGCCACAGCTATCGTAGCTGCCGGCATGGTCGGCATCGTCTCGATCGGAAATGCATTTGGCCGCGTATTCTGGGCCTGGATCTCCGACATGCTCACTCGCCGCTGGACCTTCGCTGTTATGTTCATTCTGCAAATCGCGCTCTTTTGGTTATTGCCAAACCTTACAGCTGCCTCTGTTGTCACCGTGATCTCTTTCATCATCCTCATGTGCTATGGAGGCGGCTTCGGCACCATGCCCGCTTTCGCGGCAGACTACTTCGGTTCAAAAAACGTTGGCCCCATCTACGGCCTCATGCTCACAGCATGGGGATTCGCTAGCGCCTTTGGCCCATTGCTGATCGCTAACCTGCGTCAATCAACGGGAAACTATGTCAGCGGCCTGCATATAATCTCTGGAATCATGGCCATCTCCATCCTGCTGCCAATCTTTATCTCTCCACCGCGTCCTCGCGTCTGA